The following coding sequences lie in one Zingiber officinale cultivar Zhangliang chromosome 2B, Zo_v1.1, whole genome shotgun sequence genomic window:
- the LOC122045329 gene encoding pentatricopeptide repeat-containing protein At1g63330-like isoform X1, producing the protein MKLVKNPCLRLMALRLRHAASSSTDVYCDGGVGTRSDVKHLLTEKPSHNASLRHPNYQLRSLLGSASPGCLSAALSILRGMLSPDSASPPNAATRSIVFTSLTTRSQHLDEESLALLVEIAKMGFFPHDDFLFTQFIDKLCRGGATSGAWDFFHAVKDAGGSIEASVCNALLTGLGTIRDFERMNLLFSEMKGLGVRPSTVTFGIFINHLCKSRRLDDALNVLDAMSSPDSGVSPDTVIFNTLIDGLCKAGRLQDGLSLLDRMKSSHACDPDSVTYNSLINAFCKAAELDMARELLTRMEKERVTVDVVTLNTFVNGMCRHGMIGNALDFFRKKKVEWPEVKGNAVTYTTLIGAFLHSNNVGKATTLFDEMIKEGVSPDSTTYFTLISGLTQVGKLDDAYSNVLLMRKNGFRVDIKSYNTLISGFCKKKRLDKAFEIHNEMCKAGLTPDIWTYNTLISGFCKKKRLDKAFEIHNEMCEAGLTPDIWTYNTLISGFCKNKRLDKAFEIHDEMCKTGLRPDIFTYSSLIDAFCKAGDFSKADKFLNKMVDDGCKPDVVTYGTLVNGFCKAGDLDQAMKIFRSMDVSVVPANTVIYNILIDSYCKNQKVDAAIDLFDEMQKQDILPDAMTYTSIFKGLKDHNMSDKALELMDKMSSQGCKPNYVTMDVLTDWLTAIGEIERLRLFVQRTTSSDINSGNPDV; encoded by the coding sequence ATGAAGCTGGTGAAGAATCCGTGTTTGCGTTTGATGGCTCTCCGCCTCCGCCACGCCGCCTCCTCTTCTACCGACGTCTATTGCGATGGTGGCGTAGGCACACGGAGCGACGTGAAGCACCTCTTAACTGAGAAACCCTCTCACAATGCCTCACTTCGGCACCCTAACTACCAGCTCCGCTCCCTGCTCGGCTCCGCTTCTCCCGGCTGCCTCTCCGCCGCCTTGTCGATCCTCCGCGGCATGCTTTCCCCCGACTCCGCTTCCCCGCCTAACGCTGCCACTCGGTCGATCGTTTTCACCAGCCTGACCACGCGAAGCCAGCACCTGGACGAGGAGTCCctcgccctcctcgtcgagataGCCAAGATGGGATTTTTTCCGCACGACGACTTCCTGTTCACTCAGTTCATCGACAAGCTGTGCCGCGGCGGCGCCACCTCCGGGGCCTGGGATTTCTTCCACGCGGTAAAGGATGCTGGCGGCTCGATCGAGGCCTCTGTGTGCAACGCCCTCTTGACTGGCCTCGGTACAATTCGAGACTTCGAAAGGATGAATCTTCTGTTTTCAGAGATGAAAGGTTTGGGCGTGCGCCCCAGCACAGTCACCTTTGGTATATTCATCAATCACCTCTGCAAATCCCGTCGCCTCGACGATGCACTGAACGTGCTTGACGCAATGTCAAGCCCAGATTCGGGAGTGTCCCCTGACACAGTCATTTTTAACACTCTCATCGATGGGCTCTGCAAGGCAGGAAGGCTTCAGGATGGTCTCTCCTTGCTTGATAGGATGAAATCAAGCCATGCTTGTGATCCTGACAGTGTGACTTACAACAGTTTGATCAATGCCTTCTGCAAGGCTGCAGAGTTGGACATGGCTCGTGAATTGCTTACCAGGATGGAGAAGGAAAGGGTGACTGTTGATGTGGTTACGCTGAATACCTTTGTAAATGGAATGTGTAGGCATGGGATGATCGGAAATGCCCTTGATTTCTTTCGAAAGAAAAAGGTTGAGTGGCCAGAAGTTAAAGGCAATGCTGTCACCTATACCACCCTTATTGGTGCTTTCCTTCATTCCAACAATGTAGGAAAGGCGACGACATTGTTTGATGAGATGATCAAGGAAGGAGTTTCCCCAGATTCTACGACATACTTCACTCTCATCTCTGGGTTGACTCAAGTTGGTAAACTGGATGATGCTTATTCGAATGTGTTGTTGATGAGAAAGAATGGTTTTAGAGTAGACATAAAGAGCTATAACACTTTGATCAGTGGGTTTTGCAAGAAGAAGAGGTTGGATAAGGCATTCGAGATACACAACGAAATGTGCAAGGCAGGTCTTACTCCTGATATCTGGACATACAATACTTTGATCAGTGGGTTTTGCAAGAAGAAGAGGTTGGATAAGGCATTCGAGATACACAACGAAATGTGCGAGGCAGGTCTTACTCCTGATATCTGGACATACAATACTTTGATCAGTGGGTTTTGCAAAAATAAGAGATTGGATAAGGCATTCGAGATACACGACGAAATGTGCAAGACAGGGCTCAGGCCTGATATCTTCACATACAGTAGTTTGATTGATGCTTTCTGCAAGGCTGGTGATTTTTCGAAGGCTGATAAATTCCTCAATAAAATGGTCGACGATGGATGCAAACCTGATGTTGTCACTTACGGAACTCTGGTCAATGGTTTCTGCAAAGCTGGTGATCTTGACCAGGCCATGAAGATCTTCAGGAGCATGGATGTGTCAGTGGTGCCGGCTAACACTGTTATTTATAACATCCTCATTGATTCTTATTGTAAGAATCAAAAAGTTGATGCCGCAATAGACCTTTTCGACGAGATGCAGAAACAAGATATATTGCCCGACGCCATGACCTACACCTCCATTTTCAAGGGTCTTAAGGACCATAACATGTCTGATAAAGCCTTAGAGCTTATGGACAAGATGAGTTCGCAGGGATGCAAACCAAACTATGTGACAATGGATGTTCTCACGGACTGGTTAACTGCGATTGGTGAGATCGAGAGACTGAGACTATTTGTGCAACGGACAACATCTTCTGACATCAACTCTGGCAATCCTGATGTTTAA
- the LOC122045329 gene encoding pentatricopeptide repeat-containing protein At3g61520, mitochondrial-like isoform X2: MKLVKNPCLRLMALRLRHAASSSTDVYCDGGVGTRSDVKHLLTEKPSHNASLRHPNYQLRSLLGSASPGCLSAALSILRGMLSPDSASPPNAATRSIVFTSLTTRSQHLDEESLALLVEIAKMGFFPHDDFLFTQFIDKLCRGGATSGAWDFFHAVKDAGGSIEASVCNALLTGLGTIRDFERMNLLFSEMKGLGVRPSTVTFGIFINHLCKSRRLDDALNVLDAMSSPDSGVSPDTVIFNTLIDGLCKAGRLQDGLSLLDRMKSSHACDPDSVTYNSLINAFCKAAELDMARELLTRMEKERVTVDVVTLNTFVNGMCRHGMIGNALDFFRKKKVEWPEVKGNAVTYTTLIGAFLHSNNVGKATTLFDEMIKEGVSPDSTTYFTLISGLTQVGKLDDAYSNVLLMRKNGFRVDIKSYNTLISGFCKKKRLDKAFEIHNEMCEAGLTPDIWTYNTLISGFCKNKRLDKAFEIHDEMCKTGLRPDIFTYSSLIDAFCKAGDFSKADKFLNKMVDDGCKPDVVTYGTLVNGFCKAGDLDQAMKIFRSMDVSVVPANTVIYNILIDSYCKNQKVDAAIDLFDEMQKQDILPDAMTYTSIFKGLKDHNMSDKALELMDKMSSQGCKPNYVTMDVLTDWLTAIGEIERLRLFVQRTTSSDINSGNPDV, from the exons ATGAAGCTGGTGAAGAATCCGTGTTTGCGTTTGATGGCTCTCCGCCTCCGCCACGCCGCCTCCTCTTCTACCGACGTCTATTGCGATGGTGGCGTAGGCACACGGAGCGACGTGAAGCACCTCTTAACTGAGAAACCCTCTCACAATGCCTCACTTCGGCACCCTAACTACCAGCTCCGCTCCCTGCTCGGCTCCGCTTCTCCCGGCTGCCTCTCCGCCGCCTTGTCGATCCTCCGCGGCATGCTTTCCCCCGACTCCGCTTCCCCGCCTAACGCTGCCACTCGGTCGATCGTTTTCACCAGCCTGACCACGCGAAGCCAGCACCTGGACGAGGAGTCCctcgccctcctcgtcgagataGCCAAGATGGGATTTTTTCCGCACGACGACTTCCTGTTCACTCAGTTCATCGACAAGCTGTGCCGCGGCGGCGCCACCTCCGGGGCCTGGGATTTCTTCCACGCGGTAAAGGATGCTGGCGGCTCGATCGAGGCCTCTGTGTGCAACGCCCTCTTGACTGGCCTCGGTACAATTCGAGACTTCGAAAGGATGAATCTTCTGTTTTCAGAGATGAAAGGTTTGGGCGTGCGCCCCAGCACAGTCACCTTTGGTATATTCATCAATCACCTCTGCAAATCCCGTCGCCTCGACGATGCACTGAACGTGCTTGACGCAATGTCAAGCCCAGATTCGGGAGTGTCCCCTGACACAGTCATTTTTAACACTCTCATCGATGGGCTCTGCAAGGCAGGAAGGCTTCAGGATGGTCTCTCCTTGCTTGATAGGATGAAATCAAGCCATGCTTGTGATCCTGACAGTGTGACTTACAACAGTTTGATCAATGCCTTCTGCAAGGCTGCAGAGTTGGACATGGCTCGTGAATTGCTTACCAGGATGGAGAAGGAAAGGGTGACTGTTGATGTGGTTACGCTGAATACCTTTGTAAATGGAATGTGTAGGCATGGGATGATCGGAAATGCCCTTGATTTCTTTCGAAAGAAAAAGGTTGAGTGGCCAGAAGTTAAAGGCAATGCTGTCACCTATACCACCCTTATTGGTGCTTTCCTTCATTCCAACAATGTAGGAAAGGCGACGACATTGTTTGATGAGATGATCAAGGAAGGAGTTTCCCCAGATTCTACGACATACTTCACTCTCATCTCTGGGTTGACTCAAGTTGGTAAACTGGATGATGCTTATTCGAATGTGTTGTTGATGAGAAAGAATGGTTTTAGAGTAGACATAAAGAGCTATAACACTTTGATCAGTGGGTTTTGCAAGAAGAAGAGGTTGGATAAGGCATTCGAG ATACACAACGAAATGTGCGAGGCAGGTCTTACTCCTGATATCTGGACATACAATACTTTGATCAGTGGGTTTTGCAAAAATAAGAGATTGGATAAGGCATTCGAGATACACGACGAAATGTGCAAGACAGGGCTCAGGCCTGATATCTTCACATACAGTAGTTTGATTGATGCTTTCTGCAAGGCTGGTGATTTTTCGAAGGCTGATAAATTCCTCAATAAAATGGTCGACGATGGATGCAAACCTGATGTTGTCACTTACGGAACTCTGGTCAATGGTTTCTGCAAAGCTGGTGATCTTGACCAGGCCATGAAGATCTTCAGGAGCATGGATGTGTCAGTGGTGCCGGCTAACACTGTTATTTATAACATCCTCATTGATTCTTATTGTAAGAATCAAAAAGTTGATGCCGCAATAGACCTTTTCGACGAGATGCAGAAACAAGATATATTGCCCGACGCCATGACCTACACCTCCATTTTCAAGGGTCTTAAGGACCATAACATGTCTGATAAAGCCTTAGAGCTTATGGACAAGATGAGTTCGCAGGGATGCAAACCAAACTATGTGACAATGGATGTTCTCACGGACTGGTTAACTGCGATTGGTGAGATCGAGAGACTGAGACTATTTGTGCAACGGACAACATCTTCTGACATCAACTCTGGCAATCCTGATGTTTAA